The genomic stretch TCGCACGTTTCAAGAGTTGAACTTGTAGGTTTTCATGTTGTACCTTAACTATAACATCAGGAAGGAACCTCTTCTGAAAGGCATCGCAGCGATGGGGTTTTACAAACCATCCACTATACAAGAGCAAGCTTTGAGCAGCCTAATATCTGACAAGTAAGTACTGATATTTTGTTTGGGTGTGATTAACTCAACGGGCCTTGCAAGCCTTATATAGGGGGAAAATGTTTGAATCAAAACTTATGCAGTTTCGCCGTGCATCAACCTTTGAATAATATTGTGTAGATGTTATTCGATACCAGTCTTTTAATTTCTGGCCTCACTTAATCCTACAATCGACACCTATGTCCACAAGTAGTGTATAAATGTCATGGGAAATACCTGACTATTTTATAAGGTGTGTTGTAAGCATGAGAATCGATCTTATGATTATTCGAAATCACCTATATTTTAAATGACATCTGTTACATGCAAGTTTGTACAAGTGCAGCTATTCCAGCTCAATTTATCTGGATATACTTTATGTTCGCTATCTTGAATAGCCGTGTTTAACTAATAGGCTTCACGTCTATCTGCTTTTATGTTTTTAGATGCTGGTTCTACAGATTATCCGGATACCACTAATACTGAGTATATTTGATAAAAATTCGGAAGCTTTTGTTTAATAAATGGGAGCAGGTCATCAATAAAATGGCCTGTGACTTATTCATCTTCTTGATTGTTCATTTTAGACATGTTGAAAGCTAATAGTAAAGAACGTCAACTAAGTATTTTTCGTACTTAACCTACTTTGTCAAATGAAACAATTTTTATCCTCACCGTGTATGGTCTATATACTGAAAGGGACGAAAATACAAAATGGATGAATTCAGTGCCTTTCATATATATTGTTAGTGTTGTTCCTCATACCTAAATTGTACGAAAGTTTCAGTACTGGATATTGAGAACCAACTGTATTACCCTATGGATGTAAAACATAGTTTATAAAGTGCTGAACACACATTAACCTATAATCCTCTTCTGCAAATAAGTTAGTAACGCTATGATTATATGCGATAAATCAGTCATGAACCACCTTTTATGTAGTGATTTTGACACATTTTGTGCATACATTATTCATACCCTTGTGTGTTACGTTGCATGGTGTATAATATGTTAGTGGTCAGATTGACACATGTTACTTGTCCACAGGGCTACCAGGCATGTTTGGATCATGTATAGTGGTGCAGACTTGGTGAATGAAACCTGCAAGGggaattgttatatcttgtgaccTGCGTTCCCAGTTAATATGTGACGTGACGATGCCGCCAACCAGGGAGTAGCAAATTATCGATCGGAaaaatgacacacgaaacccgtacgaggagtctagagtacttgtcggtcctgcctTCTtcctagtccagccagttaagtccaaaacaccaatctatgatataaattatatttcaaacgtactgagtttatataccaatcaaagacCACATCGTAgcataaagtagaaaataacatttgtacaagatttagccaagtgtggctgtgaataagtgacttatttatttatttaaacacatacatattggtacaaaagggcaccagatacatatgcgccacacgaatAAGTGAGATATTAAGTGATAGACGGGGCACAATTCATgaatggtaagtcgtataacaatagttcataagtcaaaataaagctaataataagggggacatgaGTATGAATAGTTCAtgtatttagcaattatacgataaaaaaatatatgcatagtattggttcataaatgaaTCTCCAAGTTACCActcattatccttatcggggcataacaggAACGTAATCAGCTTCCGTTAGCCTTGTGATGTAACAAATATTTAGTTGTATTTGGCCACCTACATTCAATCTAAATCaggatgttagtctggctgttaaaggtcggatctacaatgCGTTGGTGAGAGTCGTTTctctctatgcttgtgaaacttGGTATCTCCGAGTTAAAGATGTTAAatgactctctgtgtttgatcatcattGTCCAAAGGATTGCTGATAACCAATGGTAACCCAATGTTAGCAATGCAGAGGTTCAGCATCGTGTGTTtgggcacagagacgataattcaatcaGTGTGACTATCTTGGGACATCGACTCCTGCGGTCTGGACATGTCTTACGGATGTCGTCTCAGAATTATATgttgtgcattatttgccggaGCTGGGACCGGTTGAAATGGTGGTCACTGTATAACATGTGGTGGTATGAAAGCAAGCTGTACAAGACTGGCTTCtattggtccttcacgactccctggtttgGGTCCTTGAGATGATGCAAcatagtggctagagacgttgtcagacatggctcagaatagaagccagtggtgatccCACTGTAGCTTTcctttactttcttcataaaaaatgaacgtaacttctttaaGTGAAAGAATTGTTTCTGGTTGTATTTTCGCTAACTGAACTGCctctttcattattattattattattattattattatttcattctcCTACATtaatttctgttcgttgttgTCCTCCTTTTTCTTATAAGCGTTTTACATCCTCTGATTCTTCACaacttcattgttattgtgtggcacatatgtatttggtgtccctttgtaccaatatttgtgttcagataaataaataaataaaatattagtaCGGGTCTGTAGTATAAAGTTCCAAGTAGTTTGTCTTCAATTGTGGTTTTTTTTGACTATTTCTATTGCTGTTTCGCTTTCCACTAAATCATCTTTTTTTGTTGACTTCCTCGTGTTATAACTAAGACGTATAAAACCCGAGCCTGTAcacattattgttgttttgtcTGTTGAGCAACTTGTTATGGAAAATCTAAGCACATATGAGTGACGTTTAATTTACGAAGTtactcctttttttaaaaatagacgATACAATGGCATTATGCAGTCCACCCACTCATTTAATCCTTTGCCCCTAAATGCCGTGGTACGGCCGAAGGtcgggagagtcagctcttctCGAAAttatctcacatggccacgcgtatacagccactgtaaaggaagtcctactcactgccttctcgtggcattactgttttGTCTACGAAAGTGAGAAGACGAATAACGAATGTCCATccctctaaccgggttggtggacacagagtccatctaggggaatCGGagaaccctggttccaaaccaatggtcacatgggctccagtactctgaagaaacaaatggcgtataaaccatttgttggtgaccggctatcatgggaatgcatctccttaagatgctccactgccttgcgggtcagacctttaggtcgaaggctcagagtgtggccctctaagaaaaccacctgcttcggtttgggcacccggacagtatcatcgCTTTCACATAAACCAATGATAACTAATACTGGCCTCGTTGCtattatgtggcgcatatgtatttggtgcctccttaaaccaatgtttatgtgttcaaataaagaaaaaatatgtCGATCATTTAAGTGCATATCGGTAATATGGGTAAAGATTAGATCCTTATTAATTTGTTCTTAGTGTTGTTCTGTCTCCAATCACACATGACTTAGGTTTACACACTGATCTTTAGGCACGCTTTTTGTATGAGGGTTGGTGGTAATACCCGGTTGTCCAAAGCTGAAGTACATGTAATGAGGTTCAAACCAGAGACCTATTAGTTGAAAGTCAAATGCTTCGGCCATTAAGTCTCTGCCTCAATGTTGTGTAGTAACATAATTTATTTCCTTTTTACTTGTTTTCCCAGCCCACAAAATATGATTGCGCAGTCTCAGTCTGGTACTGGGAAAACAGCGACATTTCTTCTTGCTATGTTGTCACGTATTAACACAGATGTACATTACTGTCAATGTTTGTGTATGGCACCTACGCGTGAGTTGGCCTTGCAGATAGAATCAGTTGGTCGACAAATGGCACAGTTCATGCCGGAGGTATCTTTTGCTACAGCAGTCCGTTCACCACGTGGTATAACAgattttatgaattattttgttttttgttcATATTATTCAAACATAAACTTGTATTTGCTTCATTAAATTCCCAGAGACAGTTATTTACTTTCGGATGTCAATGAAGGATTTGAGAAGTTTTTCGTAGTAATGAATTTTAAATTGGTACAGTATAGAAGTTACGTTTATTGGTTAGGCTTTCCAACACTAACGGcttaatgataattattgatTGGAGTAAAGCACCTTTCTAGCTTCTTATGGTGCATATTAAGTCATAGACAACTCGTTTTTCGTTACTCATTCGTTAAGTTCAATCTGTATAGCaacatactactactactaataataatggtaacaataataatggttttACTCAGTTGTATCCGCTTAGTACGATATAGAACTTTCAGCACAGTATTTCAACGAGTTCCTCTTACATCCATCACAAGAaatatacatacacatacacgcAATATAAGCAAATAAAAGTATATGaaattaattcaaatattttaGGAAAATATTCTACACAACAGTAAATCAGTAATAAGTTCAGAAGTATAGGTTTTTAACTAGGtcatctcgtacaatctgttcgTCGCTTTGGTTCGTAACATTCTTGTACATGTGTGTGAATAAGCCATCGGGCTTGTTGACGGTTACTAAGTTTAAAGGGATAAAAACGTAGCCTGTTGAAATATTCGATTGTTGAGAAGAAGTAGATATCCCAGATACAAAAGCAAGCTTACTGGTAAACTATTTAGTTTTCAGCCATTCGTACGTCGACCCTATTGTTGTCTATTTGTACAACTGGATAACATCACCAATCCTCACATTCAAAGGAATGTAGCTCGAAGCCAGATACACGATCCTGATTTTTATAATCAGCTTACATCATATCAAACAGATCGTTAGGAAAATATCGATCTTCTAAAGAGAATTCTAAGCAGAAGTATTCAAAGTAACGTAAGTATTTGACGTGATAACTTTATTTCAGTGAATTTGATTATAACTCCAtggtttttatttttgaaaattcaTGTTTTAGTCAAAGTCGATTCGAATGGGTATGTAACTGATCAGATTGTTATTGGTACTCCGGGTACAATCGCAAATTGGTTTCGTGGTACAGGAGAGCATCGTATTGATCCATCTAAAGTTGTTATGTTTGTATTGGATGAAGCTGACATAATGATAGAAGAAGAAGGTTTTCTTAATATATGCATGCGGGTTAAAAAGCAAGTCAGCGGatttattgttttctatttCCTGTATAATTCTAATCGACCATTTTTTTAAAGTAAGAGGTTTAGATGTTTACTTTTTAAGATAATAAACTCAATATTATTTACTTCACGGTTGGTtgcttctgtttttttttgattattacttcagtttgggcacctgggcagtatcacagccctcacacaaatcgaatgagatttgtgcggtgcatatgtatctggtgcttccttgtaccaatatttatgcgtttaaatataaatatataatactATTAATGAACCATTCGCTTACTTAGGgtgtatgaaaattaaaatgtcACTCTGacattgaaaatatatttcatctAACATGGATGTATTTGTTTTTAACTTAAAGGATTCGTCTTCATGTGTCGGAGATTTCAGGTATGCTTTCATGAACGGGACAATGTGTTGTTGTAATACATTTGGACTGGACAATTTTCAGTACTGTAGTTAACTATTCAGATTCCTACTGATGCTGGTTTCTTCCCATTATTTACTAACAGTTTAAATCTAAGTTAAGTTAGAAATGCTCAGcttatatttttcatagttgaaatcatgagtcaattgaagctaaaccaccatggaaaacctggaagaaagtgcgggatcatggatgcgcgctgctgaggagtcccataataggacgaaacggccgNNNNNNNNNNNNNNNNNNNNNNNNNNNNNNNNNNNNNNNNNNNNNNNNNNNNNNNNNNNNNNNNNNNNNNNNNNNNNNNNNNNNNNNNNNNNNNNNNNNNNNNNNNNNNNNNNNNNNNNNNNNNNNNNNNNNNNNNNNNNNNNNNNNNNNNNNNNNNNNNNNNNNNNNNNNNNNNNNNNNNNNNNNNNNNNNNNNNNNNNGCTTTACCGCCAACCTCAATCCATATATTATAAAAATGTGAATAAAGTTGTTATGATACAAACAGCGACATTCACTTGGACTACAATGATTGATTTTATCACGTTTGATGATAAATtagttaaattcatttgaaGTTCGATTTTATTCTTTGATTTAATCTGAACTACAATTTAATGTTGATTATAAATTAAGTAATCAATCAGTAGAggagtactcctacaagactggcaggattctaatcctgtactcaccctggatggtgagcagattgaagtagttgagaagtttgtGTAtttaggtagctatataagtgctggtggtggcgtgagtgatgagattgatgcacgtataatgaaagccagagcggcttatgccaatctgggccatctttggcgccttcgtgatgttagtctgtctgtaaaaggtcggatctacaacgcgtcggtgagagcagttttgctctatgcttgtgaaacctggcctctccgagttgaggatgttagacgtctctctgtgttcgatcatcgttgtctccgacggattgctgacatccagtggcaacaccatgttagtaatgcagaggttcggcatcgtgtgttcgggcgcagagacgataattcaattggtgtcaccatcttgaaacaccgacttcggtggcttggacatgttttacgaatgtcgtcccagagacttccacgtcgtgcattatttgccgaccctgggactggttggaaaaagcggagaggaggtcagtgtatgacatggtgtcgtggcatgaaagagagctgcaaagggctagcttctgttggtccttcacgactccctggctggggtccgagagatggtgcaacacagcggctagagacgttatcagatatgactcagaatagaagccagtggcgatcctgctgtaactttcttttactttcttcataaagagtggttctaactttcttaactgaaagagtcttttggttgtacatttcagtcctccttatcttttcatcccttctcttcctactttcattgttttgtgtggcgcatatgtatctggtgcccttttatgccaatatatatgtgtttagataaataaataaataaaaataaagatgatAATTATGAGAAAATGGGGATTGATGGACAATCGAAAGTCTAGCATAAAATACTAGGGGTTTAGAGTTTATGTTAGGGATGCTAGATCCctagaactcacttggtaaacaTCCTATTTTTGTAAGTTTATTTTGGAAACTTGAATTCCTCGTTTTCGCACCAAAAGCACCCATTTTTACCTTCAgattgtatttcccacttgaaACGACCCTAAATGTCGTTGGTGAAATGTTtccaatggcgcaggtgcatccactctctgTGTTCTcctaaattctaatcttctgaattcttcatgtctctatcttttttctctttcctagTTTATTTTACtgcattatactccttgaataacatctttaaaccctaatctttccaactactgcttatactcttaatacttctatcactatgggatttgaatcgacaactgcatcactgtgctaatgtggtatggcaactcgaactgatgtacgtacgtacgtacgtacgaagttctgcgttgtgactgactgactgattgaaatGTCATTGGTTGGTTGCCTCTTCTAACATGGTATTTTGTGACATTTCTCAAGGAAAtttttatgttgtatatatacgcttgagttgTGTGTCTGTGGTTGTTCGTGCTTCTGGGTTCTGTGGAACATACCCTTCCTTCATCTGAAGTGGATCTCCTCCGTCTAGTTAACAGGGTTGAGACGCATCAGAATAGTTCAGATTGTCTTGTCGTTATGTCGCTGTCCCTTCGTTCCGTTTGCCGATTTCAGGTGATCTTTTAATCTCTTCAAATATAGTAGTTTATTAGCTGGTAGTTTGTTTACTTGTTCAATAACTAAAGCTACCTTTAAATGTTGATGGAGAATTTACTATAATCAAATCTTGTATAAAAACCAATTTTTACCGTTAGCTATTAACTGCTCTGAGTAGCGGTAATGTAGCCTAAATAGAGATTAATATAATTCAGGTCAGAGTTAGACACAGAAAAATTTGTTTGTAATGTGATACGTTTGGATGTAACAGTTCAAGTGAGTTAATAATTAAGGTGTGCTGACCCATAACATCCATTcgtaatattttgataaattcttTCAAATGGCGGATAAACGATTAATATCACAATTGACCACAATGCACAAATTACATGAATGAATTGCTTCTTTGAAACGTACACAAAGTTCTTGTTGCATTCATGATATAATCGTAGCAATAATCAGTCATTTTCTCTTCTCATCCTCATCTATCGTTTATTGTTTACTCTTGTTAGAAGGCTGGAGGCGACCGATACAATTTGTACTAATAATTTGCTTCAATTTCCAGTCCGATTTTTCCATGTTTATGTCCTTGTTTTCTTATAAGATCCTAGCATAACCTTAAATGTGACCTTTAGTTATCAGTGACATCATTAAAAACCAGAAATAAACTGCCTTATATTGGAAAAATAACCCACCGGCTACTAttggactacatctccttacgttgctccactaccttgtggttTAGACTTACAACAGTTCGCCTATGGTGGGAATCTTGTCCTATCTAAACAGTCTCAAGTTACTGACGGGTCGAATGTTGGATGCTACAACTGAATACGAATTATGAAACAGCCTATCTGAAACTATGTATGCCATTCAAACTGGCTTCTTCCAACGTTCGGACATTGATGCAAATCGAACAACAGATAGAGTTGGCTATGTATGTCCTCCTTCTGCAtttcaagcctggactcagattgatcacatcgcgatcggTGACctctggcgtggttgtgtacaagattGCCTCGCCTTTTGGAGTACTTGTTTGGACCCTGATCATGCCCTTGTTTTCTCTAATGTTATCTTACTTTTTAGTGGCCAGCAAATTCATGGCCCTAGACGGATCAATGTCAGTAAATTGGTTTCAGCttctgttgcaactaaatatcgaacagatctaGGTCCAAGGTTTGCTACCAGTCCACCGAAAAGTGCAGTTACATGACGCTATGAAAACGgagagtaaagtcgcttgcggcttcgcgaaacatTCCTTTTATAAGCACAGGGTTTCTTCAGTTTCCTTACAACTCAttgaagcccgtcggtctactctgGGTGATCGCAAGTTCGGCCATAAACGAAGattgttacgtaatgaaattgtaCAAAGTTTGAGTAAGGACCTAAAAGcttggtggtcggagcgtgctggCGAGTTGCAAACAGCAGTTGGATCTGATGACTGCTGGAAGCCCTTTCGACTCGTCCGACTCGTTGGCAGTAAGAAGTCTGTTGCGAGTGGAATAATCTATGAAGTTTATGAGATGCCGATCAAGAACATCTGCCGAGGTCTTGGACAAAGAATCGAGTTTTTCGAGGAACATTTCGACTGGTCTGCCACCATGGTGTCGTCGATCAGACTGTCTTGCCCTCCATGGCCAGTGGCGATCGATTTACCTAACGGAGTCGAAGTGCCACAAATCaccaggcccagatgacttacctcctgcccctttaaatatggtggtgaCTATCTGGTTTAGGAACTGACAGAGTTCTTTACAAAGGTCTGGCAATTAGAGaatgttccaacatcatggaatgagtcctgttgtggtgtgtgctactgacgtcgatagatataagtagtatgtgtcgtcaatcgaaagtgaaatgcctggaggcagaaggttaacaAGATCGAAGAAAGAGAATGAGAGCaaagagtgattggtatggaaacgaaagaacaataaagtttgagacgattgactgatatttgcaaaaggaacagtcaagtttgagacaattgattgacattttgcaaattaagtatttactatgtggttctcagattttactatggAGTTCTGTAATTttctgttcaaatacattcaactttccccacttgtgttctcgttcactacactatctttaaaaagggttcacgtcgtttcTACAACAACTATCAGAGTATAAGTCTATTTCCAATTGCGTCCACCCTActggcttctgtcatacttcgtaggttgttcaaaacccgagGAGGATTGACTCACGAGGAACAGattggttttcgttctggtcgaggatgcattgatcatatcttcaccctccgccaaatgttagaacaccgtcatacttatcgcaggccaacaatcgtagtgtttcttgatatcaggactgccttcgattcgttggacaggactgttctctgggattgtctattgaagaagggtgtgcctgagaagttcattaacatcttaaaggccctatatacgaacacctcagacagagtgagggcatacaaccaccttcatcccttgttccattcgagcagtggggttagacagggttgcccgatctcaccattcctcttcaactttactatcgatgacgttctggaaacagctctgatggatgtaagtaatggttgtgtggatctgttgcctggagaacgacttctcgacctcgagtatgcggatgatattgtcttactgtgcaataatgcccaaggcatgcaatccgcacttaatcagttggcaactGGTGTCCGTGGGTATGgcaccatgttagtaatacaGAGGTTCGGAAGCGTGTGTTCTGGTACGGCGACGACAATTCAATCGGTCTCAACAGCTTAAAACACTGACCTTGGTGgcagttattgttattatcactcTCATATACTAGTTCCTGTTCCCTGTTGCTCTTCTTTTTTCACTATACTCACCTATCATTCTGTATCTCTTAACAACTTTATTGTatagcgcatatatatttaatgcccctttgtacaaatgtttatgtacataaagaaataaatataataaatggtTAAGTCACTATCGCCTATTGGTGCCAAATTTTCAGTTGTCTTCCACAGTTAAGAACTATGTTCTTAAACTACTAGAGTTTTAGCTCAGTGGAATCACCATCAGTGAACAGAACTTTTCTCATTATGCTGAATATTCTTAGTATTGTTTTAGCAACCTTGTAGTGTCAGTTACTATGCTAAGCCCATATaagttattctagcttctgtacaggccaatttatccattcttcttgagtcacgttttgaccttgttaattattatcttatcctactcatcacatatctgtTGCTTGTTTTTgcg from Schistosoma mansoni, WGS project CABG00000000 data, supercontig 0151, strain Puerto Rico, whole genome shotgun sequence encodes the following:
- a CDS encoding DEAD box ATP-dependent RNA helicase, putative; the protein is MSFTESENWIALLESVSRISKSSGAELDQESDEKPFTRAEISYLNKLLNSKLFETHDLDFEILRSDPNHPLHSVRTFQELNLKEPLLKGIAAMGFYKPSTIQEQALSSLISDNPQNMIAQSQSGTGKTATFLLAMLSRINTDVHYCQCLCMAPTRELALQIESVGRQMAQFMPEVSFATAVRSPRVKVDSNGYVTDQIVIGTPGTIANWFRGTGEHRIDPSKVVMFVLDEADIMIEEEGFLNICMRVKKQVSGFIVFYFLYNSNRPFF